A stretch of Vibrio maritimus DNA encodes these proteins:
- a CDS encoding DUF4212 domain-containing protein — protein MAFESSEQAQAYWKENLGIMGSLLAIWFLVSYGAGILFVDALNAIQFGGFKLGFWFAQQGSIYTFVALIFVYVARMNALDKKYNVQED, from the coding sequence ATGGCGTTCGAATCATCAGAACAAGCTCAAGCCTATTGGAAGGAAAATCTAGGAATCATGGGTTCGCTACTCGCAATCTGGTTCCTTGTGTCTTACGGTGCAGGCATCCTATTTGTTGACGCACTTAATGCAATCCAGTTTGGTGGTTTCAAACTCGGCTTCTGGTTTGCACAGCAAGGGTCAATCTACACCTTTGTTGCTCTGATCTTTGTTTATGTTGCTCGCATGAATGCGCTCGACAAGAAATACAACGTACAGGAAGACTAA
- a CDS encoding sodium:solute symporter family protein, with amino-acid sequence MDIQTWTFILVGITFALYIGIAIWARAGSTSEFYVAGGGVHPVANGMATAADWMSAASFISMAGIISFIGYDGAVYLMGWTGGYVLLALCLAPYLRKFGKFTVPDFIGDRYYSKTARMVAVFCAIFVSFTYVAGQMRGVGVVFSRFLEVDINLGIVIGMAIVFFYAVMGGMKGITYTQVAQYCVLIFAFLVPAVFTSLMMTGSVLPQVGFGSTLTGSETYLLDKLDGLTEELGFTAYTDGSKSMVDVFFICAALMVGTAGLPHVIIRFFTVPRVKDARISAGWALVFISLLYTTAPAVAAFARVNMIDTINGPDMKGVQAEEAPSWYKNWESTGLVGWEDKNGDGRMFYSGDERNEMKINRDIIVLASPELAQLPNWVVALLAAGGLAAALSTAAGLLLVISTAVSHDLLKKGFKPDMTDKQELMYARIGAAAAVIGAGYLGINPPGFVAQVVAFAFGLAAASFFPAIILGIFYKKMNKEGAIAGMLSGILFTAAYIIYFKFINPAASTPDNWLFGISPEGIGTLGMCLNFTVSIVVNKFTAEVPKDVQDMVESIRYPKGAGAAHDH; translated from the coding sequence ATGGATATTCAAACTTGGACGTTTATTCTTGTCGGTATTACCTTTGCGCTCTACATCGGCATCGCGATCTGGGCTCGTGCTGGCTCAACCAGTGAGTTCTATGTTGCAGGTGGTGGTGTTCACCCTGTGGCAAACGGCATGGCAACAGCGGCTGACTGGATGTCGGCAGCATCTTTCATTTCAATGGCAGGTATCATCTCATTCATCGGTTACGATGGTGCGGTATACCTTATGGGTTGGACTGGCGGTTACGTACTTCTTGCACTTTGCTTAGCCCCTTATCTACGTAAGTTCGGTAAGTTCACCGTGCCAGATTTCATTGGCGATCGTTACTACTCAAAAACAGCGCGTATGGTAGCGGTATTCTGTGCCATCTTCGTTTCCTTTACCTATGTAGCAGGTCAGATGCGTGGTGTAGGTGTTGTATTCTCACGTTTCCTAGAGGTAGACATCAACCTAGGTATCGTTATCGGTATGGCCATCGTATTCTTCTACGCAGTAATGGGTGGAATGAAAGGGATTACCTATACTCAGGTTGCTCAATATTGCGTACTGATCTTCGCTTTCTTGGTGCCAGCGGTATTTACATCGCTAATGATGACAGGCTCGGTACTGCCACAGGTTGGTTTTGGTTCGACGCTGACAGGGTCAGAAACCTACTTGCTCGATAAACTCGATGGACTGACTGAGGAGCTCGGCTTTACCGCCTATACCGACGGCTCTAAGAGTATGGTTGACGTCTTCTTCATCTGTGCGGCGCTAATGGTGGGTACAGCAGGTCTACCACACGTTATTATTCGCTTTTTCACTGTACCTCGCGTAAAAGATGCACGTATTTCAGCAGGTTGGGCACTCGTCTTTATCTCGCTTCTTTACACAACTGCACCAGCAGTCGCAGCGTTCGCTCGCGTTAACATGATCGACACCATCAATGGTCCAGACATGAAAGGCGTACAAGCAGAAGAGGCACCAAGCTGGTATAAGAACTGGGAAAGCACAGGTCTTGTTGGTTGGGAAGATAAGAATGGCGATGGTCGTATGTTCTACTCAGGCGATGAACGCAATGAGATGAAGATCAACCGCGATATCATCGTATTGGCTTCTCCAGAGCTTGCTCAACTTCCTAACTGGGTTGTCGCACTGCTCGCAGCAGGTGGCTTAGCCGCAGCACTATCAACAGCAGCGGGTCTACTATTGGTTATCTCGACAGCGGTCTCTCATGATCTGCTCAAGAAAGGCTTTAAACCCGATATGACCGATAAGCAGGAACTCATGTATGCTCGGATAGGCGCCGCCGCCGCGGTCATCGGTGCCGGTTACCTAGGCATCAACCCACCAGGCTTCGTGGCTCAGGTTGTTGCATTCGCCTTCGGTCTGGCAGCCGCATCCTTCTTCCCTGCTATTATCCTGGGTATCTTCTACAAGAAGATGAACAAAGAGGGTGCTATCGCAGGTATGCTTTCAGGTATCTTGTTTACTGCGGCTTACATCATCTACTTCAAGTTCATCAACCCTGCGGCAAGCACACCAGACAATTGGTTGTTTGGCATCAGCCCAGAAGGTATTGGTACGCTTGGTATGTGTCTAAACTTCACGGTATCCATTGTGGTTAACAAGTTTACGGCAGAAGTACCGAAAGATGTGCAAGATATGGTGGAATCGATTCGCTATCCGAAAGGCGCTGGCGCGGCTCACGACCACTAA
- a CDS encoding DUF3316 domain-containing protein encodes MKKLLPLAAILAMAPALAFANADNLYGNGGVHTEFFETKAEAMAEANRISEQLSSKPSHELAFVLRTPLKSLDHNSIEIYDKDVSYNTMPGDNGATMYQGVVDVEYRFSRYD; translated from the coding sequence ATGAAAAAACTATTACCACTTGCAGCTATCCTTGCAATGGCTCCGGCTTTAGCCTTTGCAAATGCAGACAACTTATACGGAAACGGTGGCGTGCACACCGAGTTCTTTGAAACTAAGGCAGAAGCGATGGCAGAAGCGAACCGTATCTCGGAACAGCTTTCTTCTAAGCCGTCACATGAGTTGGCGTTTGTGTTGCGCACTCCTTTGAAAAGCCTTGACCACAACAGTATCGAAATCTACGACAAAGACGTGTCATACAACACTATGCCTGGTGACAACGGTGCAACCATGTACCAAGGCGTTGTTGACGTAGAGTATCGTTTCTCTCGTTATGACTAA
- a CDS encoding potassium/proton antiporter, whose product MDAVTINQLFLTGAVLIALSVLFSQVSSRIGVPILVIFLFVGMLAGEDGPGGIAFDDYSLTYLVSNLALAVILLDGGMRTKVASFKVAFWPSLSLATVGVALTATLTGLMAAWLFDLTLMQGILVGAIVGSTDAAAVFSLLKGQSLNERVGSTLEIESGTNDPMAVFLTVTLIALLGNPNADMGASFLLKSFLMQFGVGTVVGFAGGWLLWSLVNRVQLADGLYSILVLSGGVALFAFSGMLGGSGILSIYLVGLFIGNRPTRGRHAILNVLDGMTWLSQIVMFLVLGLLVTPSTLMEIALPALILAFGMILFARPLSVWIGLLPFRAFTTKERWFVSWVGLRGAVPIILAVFPMMAGLENAQLYFNIAFFVVMVSLIVQGGSLMKVAGLAQVTLPPKPTPVYRTGVEIFPASEWEMFVYKLKPEKWCVGEPLRKLSMPEGTRITALFRDDKLLHPSGSTVLEAYDTLCVLGQDQDLDSLSALFSEAPESEEAVRFFGDFFLDVTQSVANVSEYYGIELDTEENGKMSLKELVDQELGMYPVLGDSFEWHDITWVVADIDDHEVVKLGLCLPKSEEAQEGH is encoded by the coding sequence TTGGACGCAGTCACCATTAATCAACTGTTTTTAACGGGGGCGGTACTCATTGCTTTGAGTGTCCTGTTTTCACAAGTTTCTTCCCGAATCGGCGTTCCTATTCTCGTTATTTTCCTCTTTGTTGGCATGCTAGCTGGCGAAGACGGCCCAGGTGGCATCGCTTTTGATGACTACTCGTTAACCTATCTTGTGAGTAACCTCGCCCTTGCGGTCATTCTTCTTGATGGGGGAATGCGCACCAAAGTCGCGAGCTTTAAAGTCGCGTTTTGGCCCTCACTTTCATTAGCTACCGTAGGTGTGGCGCTCACAGCGACCCTTACTGGACTGATGGCGGCTTGGTTGTTCGACTTAACCTTAATGCAAGGCATTTTGGTGGGGGCAATCGTCGGCTCTACCGACGCGGCGGCGGTGTTTTCATTGTTAAAAGGCCAAAGCCTGAATGAACGTGTCGGCTCAACACTAGAGATAGAGTCAGGTACCAACGACCCAATGGCGGTCTTTTTAACCGTAACCCTGATTGCTTTGCTTGGTAACCCTAATGCTGATATGGGTGCGAGTTTCCTGCTCAAGAGTTTCTTGATGCAGTTTGGAGTTGGAACGGTAGTTGGGTTTGCTGGTGGTTGGTTGTTGTGGAGTCTGGTTAATCGTGTCCAGTTAGCCGATGGTCTGTACTCGATCTTGGTATTAAGTGGTGGTGTCGCTCTGTTTGCCTTCTCTGGCATGTTGGGGGGCAGTGGAATTTTATCTATCTACCTTGTGGGTTTGTTTATAGGTAACCGACCAACTCGTGGTCGCCACGCCATTCTCAATGTACTAGACGGTATGACATGGCTCAGCCAAATTGTGATGTTCTTAGTTCTTGGTTTGCTAGTAACGCCATCTACGCTGATGGAAATTGCGCTACCAGCGTTAATACTCGCCTTTGGAATGATTCTTTTTGCGCGCCCATTATCGGTTTGGATAGGCCTATTGCCCTTTAGGGCGTTTACCACCAAAGAGCGTTGGTTCGTCTCGTGGGTGGGTCTTCGCGGTGCCGTCCCTATCATCTTAGCGGTATTCCCTATGATGGCAGGGCTTGAGAATGCACAGCTCTATTTTAATATCGCCTTCTTCGTGGTTATGGTTTCGTTGATTGTACAGGGCGGTAGTTTGATGAAGGTGGCAGGGTTAGCTCAAGTCACACTTCCTCCCAAACCTACACCTGTTTATCGCACTGGGGTTGAGATCTTCCCTGCCAGTGAATGGGAGATGTTTGTCTACAAGCTCAAACCAGAAAAGTGGTGTGTGGGTGAACCTCTGAGAAAATTGTCGATGCCAGAAGGTACGCGAATTACTGCGCTATTTAGAGATGACAAACTGCTTCACCCATCGGGTAGTACTGTGTTGGAAGCGTATGACACTCTATGTGTGTTAGGTCAAGACCAAGATCTAGATAGCTTGAGTGCGCTGTTTAGTGAGGCGCCAGAGTCGGAAGAAGCGGTCCGTTTCTTCGGTGATTTCTTCTTAGATGTGACTCAATCGGTGGCTAACGTTAGCGAGTACTATGGTATCGAGTTGGATACAGAGGAAAATGGCAAGATGTCGCTGAAAGAGCTGGTTGACCAGGAGCTTGGAATGTATCCAGTTTTAGGTGATAGCTTTGAGTGGCACGATATCACTTGGGTTGTGGCAGACATTGACGATCACGAGGTGGTGAAGTTGGGCCTATGTCTACCGAAATCTGAAGAGGCACAAGAGGGCCACTAA
- a CDS encoding PAS domain-containing hybrid sensor histidine kinase/response regulator has translation MQGWIVVPVSLAYLGILFLIAWYGDRQKKWLSNWRPWVYSLSIAVYCTSWTFYGTVGQASANPWAFLPIYLAPIIVFTLGWRVIARLILIAKREHITSIADFIAARYGKSQGLAVVVTLIAVAGILPYIALQLRGITMGLEVVAPDLASELGYQDKHISWFVVGALAIFTMLFGTRHIDNTEHHRGMMMAVAFESIVKLVAFLVVGVFILYLAWDRPDIHLAELASSTYQSPNVPTLLIHTGLTMMAIVCLPRQFHTMVVENERAQDLHTARWLFPVYLVLMGLFVLPIAWVGQGLLMGTSPDTFVISIPKFAEANNIALLAFLGGTSAASGMVIVSTIALAIMMSNDLVMPLLLRRIKLAHRSHRHLSGLLLVIRRALICLLLFGAWLFYQALDTIHSLSAIGFLSFSAITQFAPALIGGMYWRLGNRKGVYVGLFVGFAIWLITLMSETGLLAGDASSNLLIWMITPPDLLSSWGIASSDWGMLISVVLNAICFVVISLATRSSLTERLQSASFVGTPLPESENLSLYQSRVTVAELEMLASRFVGRTRVRSAFRQYWRQQESQPLPNQQATAELIRHTERVLAGVFGASSAKLVLTSALQGRNMQLEEVATIVDEASELYHFSRGLLQGAIEHIGQGIAVVDKQLRLVAWNRRYLELFTFPPGLIQVGRPIADVIRHNAEQGLCGPGDPNEHVRKRIYYLEQGSPHTSSRVRADGSVIEVQGNPMPGGGFVMSFTDITVFREAESALRDANERLEERVVERTHELEQLNQRLVLATRKSESESQSKMRFLAAVSHDLMQPLNAARLFASSLSEASKDDETRKLSGHIESALGAAEELIGDLLDISRLESGKLQTNVRGFQLSEVFNNLKAEFSAISKGQNIDFSVVSSSLIVKSDPKLLRRVLQNFLTNAFRYNPEGKVLLGARRINGRVRIDVWDDGIGIPEDKQKEIFNEFTRVDQARADRGLGLGLAISRGIARVLNHQISMRSWPDRGSVFSITLDLASEVAPVAEKVAASSDAGLKHLKVLCVDNEPDILVGMETLLERWGCDVRTALDLVGSLKHLDQGWEPDVILSDYRLDNGRTGLEVLQQFRLRVGDSFKGVIISADRTESMLEGIKSNGFAFIAKPVKPLKLRSILNQS, from the coding sequence ATGCAAGGATGGATCGTCGTCCCCGTGTCACTGGCCTATTTGGGCATACTATTTTTAATAGCGTGGTACGGCGATAGGCAGAAAAAATGGCTCTCTAACTGGCGACCTTGGGTCTACAGTCTATCGATTGCTGTTTACTGTACATCCTGGACTTTCTACGGAACGGTCGGACAAGCGAGCGCAAATCCTTGGGCATTCTTGCCCATCTACTTAGCCCCAATCATCGTCTTTACATTAGGCTGGCGCGTCATTGCCCGCCTTATTCTTATCGCTAAGCGCGAGCACATCACCTCCATCGCTGACTTTATAGCCGCGCGATACGGAAAGTCTCAAGGGCTTGCTGTCGTTGTGACCTTGATTGCCGTGGCTGGGATCTTGCCTTACATCGCCTTGCAACTGCGCGGCATCACTATGGGGCTCGAGGTTGTCGCTCCCGATCTTGCCAGCGAGCTCGGTTATCAAGATAAACACATCTCATGGTTTGTCGTTGGTGCTTTGGCAATCTTTACCATGCTGTTTGGCACTCGACACATCGATAATACCGAGCATCACCGCGGTATGATGATGGCGGTCGCGTTTGAGTCTATCGTCAAGCTGGTGGCGTTCTTAGTCGTCGGTGTGTTTATTCTTTACCTTGCATGGGACCGACCAGATATTCATCTCGCCGAACTGGCGTCAAGCACCTACCAATCCCCCAATGTCCCAACCTTGCTGATACACACAGGGCTTACCATGATGGCGATCGTCTGTCTGCCAAGGCAGTTCCATACCATGGTGGTTGAGAATGAACGTGCTCAAGATTTGCATACAGCTCGATGGTTATTCCCAGTTTACTTAGTGCTGATGGGGCTATTTGTGCTTCCTATTGCTTGGGTCGGGCAAGGGCTGTTAATGGGGACATCGCCAGATACGTTTGTTATCAGTATCCCTAAGTTTGCCGAGGCTAATAACATTGCTTTGCTGGCATTTTTAGGTGGCACGTCGGCTGCGAGCGGTATGGTAATTGTATCTACGATCGCGCTGGCGATTATGATGTCGAATGATCTTGTGATGCCACTGCTTTTGCGTCGTATTAAGCTAGCACATCGCTCGCACCGCCATCTTTCGGGCTTGTTATTGGTTATCCGTAGAGCCTTGATCTGTTTGCTGTTGTTTGGTGCTTGGCTATTTTATCAGGCGCTCGATACGATCCACTCACTCTCAGCAATTGGCTTCTTGTCATTTTCGGCAATTACCCAGTTTGCACCCGCTCTGATAGGCGGAATGTACTGGCGTCTTGGCAACCGTAAAGGGGTTTATGTCGGACTGTTTGTTGGTTTTGCCATTTGGCTTATCACACTGATGAGTGAAACCGGCCTTCTGGCGGGTGATGCGAGCAGTAACCTTTTGATATGGATGATTACGCCACCAGATCTGCTCTCATCATGGGGCATTGCGAGCTCGGATTGGGGGATGTTGATAAGTGTGGTGTTAAACGCTATCTGTTTTGTCGTCATTTCGCTCGCGACACGCTCTAGCCTGACTGAGCGATTACAGTCAGCCTCTTTTGTCGGTACGCCTCTTCCTGAAAGTGAAAACCTGAGTCTCTACCAAAGTCGAGTCACAGTAGCTGAACTAGAGATGCTGGCGTCCCGATTTGTTGGGCGAACGCGGGTTCGCAGTGCATTTCGTCAGTACTGGAGGCAGCAAGAAAGCCAACCCCTGCCAAATCAGCAAGCGACCGCAGAGCTGATTCGACATACCGAGCGTGTGTTGGCCGGGGTTTTTGGTGCATCGTCAGCGAAACTGGTTCTTACCTCTGCGCTGCAAGGGCGTAACATGCAGCTCGAGGAAGTCGCGACGATAGTTGATGAAGCCTCCGAGCTGTACCACTTTAGCCGAGGGTTATTGCAAGGCGCCATCGAGCACATCGGGCAGGGTATTGCGGTTGTTGATAAGCAACTACGCTTGGTCGCATGGAACCGGCGATATCTAGAGCTGTTTACCTTTCCTCCGGGGCTGATTCAAGTTGGTAGGCCCATTGCGGACGTGATTCGTCACAATGCTGAGCAAGGGCTATGTGGTCCTGGCGATCCAAACGAACATGTGCGCAAGCGTATCTATTATTTAGAGCAAGGCTCACCACATACCTCGTCGCGAGTGAGAGCGGATGGCAGTGTCATCGAGGTGCAAGGCAACCCCATGCCAGGCGGAGGGTTTGTGATGAGCTTTACCGATATTACGGTGTTCCGAGAAGCCGAATCTGCGCTGCGAGATGCTAATGAACGTCTAGAAGAACGAGTGGTTGAGAGAACTCATGAGCTCGAACAGCTTAACCAGCGCTTAGTCTTGGCAACCCGAAAATCGGAGTCTGAATCTCAGTCTAAAATGCGCTTTTTGGCTGCGGTGAGTCACGACCTCATGCAGCCACTCAATGCAGCGCGACTGTTCGCATCCTCCCTTTCTGAGGCGAGTAAGGATGATGAAACCCGTAAACTCTCCGGTCACATCGAGAGTGCGTTGGGCGCGGCAGAAGAGTTGATCGGCGATTTGCTCGATATATCGAGACTGGAGTCTGGCAAGCTACAGACCAACGTACGTGGCTTTCAACTATCAGAGGTATTCAATAACTTAAAAGCGGAGTTTAGTGCCATATCAAAAGGGCAAAATATTGATTTTTCAGTGGTTTCAAGCTCGCTTATCGTCAAATCTGACCCCAAGTTGCTGCGTCGTGTGCTACAGAACTTTCTCACTAACGCGTTTCGCTACAACCCAGAGGGCAAGGTGCTTCTTGGGGCGAGAAGAATCAATGGTCGAGTACGAATTGATGTTTGGGATGATGGGATCGGGATTCCAGAAGATAAGCAGAAAGAGATTTTCAATGAGTTTACCCGAGTTGATCAAGCTCGAGCAGACAGGGGACTAGGGCTAGGCCTCGCTATCTCTCGAGGCATTGCGAGAGTGCTCAATCATCAAATCTCTATGCGTTCGTGGCCGGATCGCGGCAGCGTGTTCTCCATAACGCTTGATTTGGCGAGCGAGGTAGCGCCTGTTGCAGAAAAAGTCGCGGCATCGAGTGACGCTGGACTTAAGCATCTTAAAGTACTTTGCGTTGATAATGAGCCTGATATTTTGGTCGGAATGGAGACCTTGTTAGAGCGTTGGGGGTGTGACGTCCGCACAGCATTGGATCTAGTGGGCAGTCTTAAACATTTGGATCAAGGTTGGGAGCCTGACGTCATCTTATCTGACTATCGACTCGACAATGGGCGAACGGGATTAGAAGTCCTGCAGCAATTTCGTTTACGCGTGGGTGACTCGTTTAAAGGCGTCATCATTAGTGCTGATAGAACAGAGTCTATGCTCGAGGGCATTAAATCCAATGGCTTTGCCTTTATTGCTAAACCCGTTAAGCCACTTAAGCTGCGTTCGATACTCAATCAATCCTAG
- a CDS encoding response regulator transcription factor — protein sequence MEPSYTIIIADDHPLFRNALFQSVHMAISGANLLEADSLESLLSLLEKSEEPDLILLDLKMPGANGMSGLIHLRADYPDIPIVVISASEEPSIVSQVKMHGAFGFIPKSSDMRALISALNQVLEGEPYFPAELLVDSNESNDLAEKIATLTPQQYKVLGMLSDGLLNKQIAYDLNVSEATIKAHMTAIFRKLGVKNRTQAVILLQEFHN from the coding sequence ATGGAACCGAGCTATACCATCATTATCGCCGATGACCATCCACTGTTTAGAAATGCACTATTTCAGTCGGTCCATATGGCGATAAGTGGCGCGAACTTGCTGGAAGCTGACTCGCTGGAGTCGTTACTCAGCTTGCTCGAGAAAAGCGAAGAGCCCGATCTTATTTTGTTGGACCTCAAGATGCCGGGGGCCAACGGCATGTCTGGACTGATTCACCTACGTGCCGACTATCCTGATATTCCTATCGTCGTCATTTCTGCCAGCGAAGAGCCCAGCATTGTCTCACAGGTCAAAATGCACGGTGCCTTTGGGTTTATCCCAAAATCAAGCGATATGCGCGCTTTGATCAGTGCGCTAAACCAAGTGCTCGAAGGCGAACCCTACTTCCCAGCGGAGCTTCTTGTCGACAGCAACGAAAGTAATGATCTTGCAGAGAAAATTGCCACCCTCACTCCGCAGCAATACAAAGTACTGGGCATGCTGTCAGACGGTCTCCTTAACAAGCAGATTGCGTACGATCTCAATGTCTCAGAAGCGACTATCAAAGCGCACATGACGGCGATTTTCCGCAAATTAGGGGTTAAAAACCGCACTCAAGCGGTGATCTTGCTGCAAGAGTTCCACAATTAG
- a CDS encoding protein-disulfide reductase DsbD — protein MTRIFTHLLLLSLFTISLPSWALFGDSSSSSAFAPSSPNTFVPVDEAFPMNAYQQGDRVFIDWQVKQDYYLYQERLSFSGENVTLGDITMEDGEPYNDEFFGDVNIYTQPLFVEVPLTAYQDGARLIVQYQGCAKAGFCYPPETRIIDITPFSFDAAQEVQTTSQSIAPTPQNSNAQSKQSTPESGSAAPSNGNLTDKLAQNWWTPALFLLLGIGLAFTPCVLPMYPILTSIVLGGGKRSHKQALILSLVYVQGMALTYTLLGLVVASAGMQFQAAMQHPYVLIGLSALFIALSLSMFGLYTLQLPSGVQTWLNNLSNKQQGGNLLGVFAMGAISGLVCSPCTTAPLSGALLYVAQSGDLLTGGIALYALALGMGIPLIAAAVFGNKLLPKAGNWMERVKVLFGFVLLAAPIFLLERLLPEFWSSVLWSGLGIAAFSWLYHQKNALPFGGWKQSCVGIIAILGLFASAQPLLNHWLGNPSGAEASKVSISFVQINNTTELQAELDKAKLAGKPVMLDFYADWCVACKEFEKYTFHAPNVEPVLSDFVLLQADVTRNQPQDIELLKSMDVLGLPTIEFWDAQGNPIPHARLTGFVGADDFLQHLTQHALIQ, from the coding sequence ATGACTCGGATATTCACACATCTATTACTGCTCTCTCTATTTACCATCTCCCTACCAAGCTGGGCGTTGTTTGGTGACAGTAGTTCTAGCTCCGCTTTTGCACCGAGCTCACCGAACACGTTCGTGCCGGTAGATGAAGCCTTTCCGATGAACGCCTACCAACAAGGCGATCGTGTATTCATCGATTGGCAAGTAAAACAAGACTACTACCTCTATCAAGAGCGCCTGTCGTTCAGTGGCGAAAACGTCACATTGGGTGATATCACGATGGAAGATGGCGAGCCCTACAATGATGAGTTCTTTGGTGACGTAAACATCTATACTCAACCGCTGTTCGTGGAAGTACCGCTAACGGCATATCAAGATGGCGCGAGATTGATTGTTCAATACCAAGGCTGTGCGAAAGCGGGTTTTTGCTATCCGCCTGAGACTCGCATCATCGATATCACACCATTTAGCTTTGATGCCGCTCAAGAGGTACAAACGACATCACAATCTATTGCGCCTACACCTCAAAACTCCAACGCTCAGTCGAAACAAAGCACCCCTGAATCTGGTTCAGCCGCCCCATCCAATGGCAACCTAACCGATAAACTGGCACAGAACTGGTGGACACCTGCGTTATTCTTATTGCTTGGTATCGGACTGGCGTTTACACCTTGTGTGCTCCCTATGTACCCGATTTTGACCAGCATTGTGCTTGGCGGTGGCAAACGCAGTCACAAACAGGCGCTTATTCTTTCACTGGTGTACGTGCAAGGTATGGCGCTCACATATACCTTACTAGGTCTGGTGGTTGCGTCTGCGGGTATGCAGTTTCAAGCGGCAATGCAGCACCCTTACGTGTTGATCGGGTTGAGTGCACTCTTTATTGCGCTGTCGCTGTCTATGTTTGGTCTATACACGCTTCAGCTACCAAGCGGGGTGCAGACTTGGCTCAATAATCTCAGCAACAAGCAACAGGGCGGTAACTTGCTCGGTGTCTTCGCCATGGGCGCAATATCGGGATTAGTGTGTTCACCTTGCACCACAGCGCCGCTTTCTGGAGCACTGCTTTACGTCGCGCAAAGTGGTGATTTGTTGACGGGCGGTATTGCTCTGTATGCGCTTGCGTTGGGTATGGGCATTCCGCTTATCGCAGCGGCGGTGTTTGGTAATAAACTGCTACCGAAAGCGGGTAACTGGATGGAGCGTGTCAAAGTGTTGTTTGGCTTTGTTCTACTCGCTGCCCCGATTTTCCTGCTTGAGCGCTTACTACCCGAATTTTGGAGCAGTGTACTGTGGTCTGGACTCGGGATTGCTGCCTTTAGCTGGCTCTACCATCAGAAGAACGCGTTGCCTTTTGGAGGCTGGAAACAAAGCTGCGTGGGTATTATTGCCATATTAGGCCTGTTTGCCTCAGCGCAGCCACTGCTCAATCACTGGCTTGGCAATCCTAGCGGTGCTGAAGCTTCAAAGGTCTCGATTAGCTTTGTTCAAATCAACAACACGACCGAGCTACAAGCAGAATTGGACAAAGCGAAACTGGCGGGTAAGCCAGTGATGTTAGATTTTTATGCGGACTGGTGTGTAGCCTGCAAAGAGTTTGAGAAATACACCTTCCATGCTCCTAATGTTGAGCCTGTGTTGAGTGATTTTGTCCTGCTGCAAGCAGATGTGACTCGTAATCAGCCACAGGATATAGAGCTACTTAAGTCAATGGACGTGTTAGGTCTACCCACTATTGAGTTTTGGGATGCACAAGGTAATCCCATTCCTCATGCTCGCTTAACTGGTTTTGTTGGTGCCGATGATTTTCTGCAGCACCTCACTCAACATGCGCTCATCCAATAG